From one Corvus cornix cornix isolate S_Up_H32 chromosome 21, ASM73873v5, whole genome shotgun sequence genomic stretch:
- the C21H1orf174 gene encoding UPF0688 protein C1orf174 homolog: protein MAAGGAARGRRPSDTRGPARPARPRPRQRARRSAKAAPAADPAQPAGEAADTASPCSSHEAVEGQHAKKMKCEESSLKSELEGLTYESGNLGALGETPKTFDGDVGSEDPGDSSIIQQEKDESIPETDEGKQEKEHGVSLEPHSVKSSGTPLKMGGFLHHHHVFSEEESSCGSFDGATSEDADRPRRTMLLEHSSGLSDEDSNQPMPVHRFFGDVELDLPAVVLPSMTRSRREARKLHFIAKEDDDDEEEEEDVV from the exons ATGGCGGCCGGTggcgcggcgcggggccggAGGCCCTCGGACACCCGCGGCCCCGCTCGCCCGGCCCGGCCACGGCCACGGCAGCGGGCCCGGCGCTCCGCGAAGGCGGCCCCGGCAGCCGACCCTGCACAGCCCGCGGGGGAAGCAGCCGACACGGCGAGCCCG tgttcATCGCATGAAGCTGTTGAAGGACAGCACGCAAAGAAGATGAAATGTGAAGAAAGCAGTCTAAAATCAGAGCTAGAAGGACTCACATATGAAAGCGGAAACCTTGGTGCACTGGGGGAAACACCTAAAACATTTGATGGGGATGTAGGTTCAGAAGATCCAGGAGACAGCAGTATTATCCAACAGGAAAAAGATGAAAGCATTCCAGAGACTGAtgaagggaagcaggaaaaggagcatGGTGTTTCTCTGGAGCCACACTCAGTAAAATCCAGCGGTACTCCATTAAAAATGGGGGGGTTTCTGCACCACCATCACGTGTTCAGCGAAgaggagagcagctgtggcagcttTGACGGGGCCACCTCGGAGGATGCGGATCGCCCACGGAGGACGATgctcctggagcacagcagcGGCCTCTCGGATGAGGACAGCAACCAGCCCATGCCAGTGCACCGGTTCTTTGGAGATGTTGAGCTG GATCTCCCAGCAGTTGTGCTCCCAAGCATGACCAGGAGCAGGCGAGAAGCCAGGAAGCTCCATTTCATCGCAaaggaagatgatgatgatgaggaggaggaggaggatgttgTCTAA
- the DFFB gene encoding DNA fragmentation factor subunit beta isoform X2 translates to MLPLPGSRLCLYEDGTELTESYFRALPPQTELVLLGPGESWRGCASDIERLLAAFCSQQDAVVEAARRLLTDERAPHRQKLLADLIHNLSENILAEDKEDDKKWFEGLESRFKNKSSYLRHSCESRMRGYMREVSGFISNVHPAARDAYRGIIDLMADKLKSVKYNGCYFDRREEEEAARLCTAEGWFSCQGPFDKDDCPCKHSINPYSNRESRILFSTWNLDHIIEKKRAVVPELAEAVKTRDGREVNWEYFYQLLFTLDNLKLVHIACHKKTNHNLSCDKTRIYRKRKQTHEIS, encoded by the exons ATG CTTCCCTTGCCAGGCAGCCGCCTCTGCCTCTACGAGGACGGGACGGAGCTGACCGAGAGCTACTTCCGAGCGCTGCCGCCGCAGAcggagctggtgctgctgggcccCGGGGAGAGCTGGCGGGGCT GTGCCAGCGACATCGAGCGGCTCCTGGCCGCgttctgcagccagcaggacgCTGTGGTGGAGGCTGCGCGGAGGCTGCTGACGGACGAGCGGGCTCCCCACAGGCAGAAGCTGCTGGCGGATCTCATCCACAACCTGAGCGAAAACATCCTGGCCGAGGACAAGGAAGACGACAAGAAATGGTTTGAAG GGCTGGAGTCTCGGTTCAAGAACAAATCCAGCTACCTGCGGCATAGCTGTGAGAGCAGAATGCGGGGCTACATGAGAGAG GTTAGTGGTTTTATTTCAAACGTTCATCCTGCAGCACGAGATGCCTACAGAGGGATAATCGACCTGATGGCAGATAAACTGAAATCTGTGAAGTACAATGGGTGCTACTTTGacagaagggaggaggaggaggcagcgcGCCTGTGCACGGCAGAGGGGTGGTTCTCCTGTCAG GGCCCTTTCGACAAAGACGACTGCCCGTGTAAGCATTCCATCAACCCCTACAGCAACAGGGAAAGCAGGATCCTCTTCAGCACCTGGAATCTCGACCACAT AATTGAGAAGAAACGTGCTGTTGTCCCAGAACTGGCAGAAGCTGTCAAAACACGAGACGGGAGAGAAGTGAACTGGGAATACTTCTATCAGCTGCTGTTTACCCTGGATAATTTAAAACTCGTACATATTGCTTGTCATAAGAAAACCAATCATAACCTCAGCTGtgacaaaaccagaatttacAGAAAGAGGAAGCAAACCCATGAGATTTCGTAG
- the DFFB gene encoding DNA fragmentation factor subunit beta isoform X1, whose product MAEPLRPFRLRGCGGPQKFGVAAGSLRGLLRKGCRLLQLPLPGSRLCLYEDGTELTESYFRALPPQTELVLLGPGESWRGCASDIERLLAAFCSQQDAVVEAARRLLTDERAPHRQKLLADLIHNLSENILAEDKEDDKKWFEGLESRFKNKSSYLRHSCESRMRGYMREVSGFISNVHPAARDAYRGIIDLMADKLKSVKYNGCYFDRREEEEAARLCTAEGWFSCQGPFDKDDCPCKHSINPYSNRESRILFSTWNLDHIIEKKRAVVPELAEAVKTRDGREVNWEYFYQLLFTLDNLKLVHIACHKKTNHNLSCDKTRIYRKRKQTHEIS is encoded by the exons aTGGCGGAGCCGCTGCGGCCCTTCCGCCTGCGCGGGTGCGGCGGCCCGCAGAAGTTCGGGGTGGCGGCCGGGAGCCTGCGCGGGTTGCTGAGGAAGGGCTGTCGGCTGCTGCAG CTTCCCTTGCCAGGCAGCCGCCTCTGCCTCTACGAGGACGGGACGGAGCTGACCGAGAGCTACTTCCGAGCGCTGCCGCCGCAGAcggagctggtgctgctgggcccCGGGGAGAGCTGGCGGGGCT GTGCCAGCGACATCGAGCGGCTCCTGGCCGCgttctgcagccagcaggacgCTGTGGTGGAGGCTGCGCGGAGGCTGCTGACGGACGAGCGGGCTCCCCACAGGCAGAAGCTGCTGGCGGATCTCATCCACAACCTGAGCGAAAACATCCTGGCCGAGGACAAGGAAGACGACAAGAAATGGTTTGAAG GGCTGGAGTCTCGGTTCAAGAACAAATCCAGCTACCTGCGGCATAGCTGTGAGAGCAGAATGCGGGGCTACATGAGAGAG GTTAGTGGTTTTATTTCAAACGTTCATCCTGCAGCACGAGATGCCTACAGAGGGATAATCGACCTGATGGCAGATAAACTGAAATCTGTGAAGTACAATGGGTGCTACTTTGacagaagggaggaggaggaggcagcgcGCCTGTGCACGGCAGAGGGGTGGTTCTCCTGTCAG GGCCCTTTCGACAAAGACGACTGCCCGTGTAAGCATTCCATCAACCCCTACAGCAACAGGGAAAGCAGGATCCTCTTCAGCACCTGGAATCTCGACCACAT AATTGAGAAGAAACGTGCTGTTGTCCCAGAACTGGCAGAAGCTGTCAAAACACGAGACGGGAGAGAAGTGAACTGGGAATACTTCTATCAGCTGCTGTTTACCCTGGATAATTTAAAACTCGTACATATTGCTTGTCATAAGAAAACCAATCATAACCTCAGCTGtgacaaaaccagaatttacAGAAAGAGGAAGCAAACCCATGAGATTTCGTAG